The proteins below are encoded in one region of Planctopirus limnophila DSM 3776:
- a CDS encoding HlyD family secretion protein, producing MDSAGTARDALSAAMVERVQGLRLPPPPANAGINASTSIAWLIATLSISGFVFIFLFAFVYQVGGPRGSNAPASTTVAGDGKTTTAGSKKDPSAPANSDARPVDAAAVDPEAMVLLSQGYIIPEQQILVSPQVSGRIIELNVKEGTRVEKGFVLAKLEPTEYRADYEGARANVAAAEARLAELREGNRPEEIAQAQAELGEAKATLKQLEQTFRRNAELYGQKILNKQEFEDSESLLMAQAQRVLKLEAMVKLAEDGFRKERKLEGEANLHKAMAELERAKWRLDNCTIAAPISGTILKKNAEEGNIVNPVAFNGSFSLCDLADLSKLEVDLTIQERDISKVFPGQKCKVRSEAFPDRAYDGVVSRLMPIADRAKGAIPVRVAISVPADEEGMYLKPEMSAQVTFYAGKAETKPATMSAE from the coding sequence ATGGACTCTGCAGGTACTGCCCGTGATGCGTTATCCGCTGCGATGGTTGAACGCGTACAGGGATTGCGTCTACCGCCACCCCCTGCCAATGCGGGAATCAACGCTTCCACCTCGATTGCCTGGCTGATTGCCACACTATCGATTTCTGGTTTCGTGTTTATCTTCCTGTTCGCCTTTGTCTACCAGGTGGGTGGCCCTCGCGGCAGCAATGCCCCAGCCTCGACGACCGTCGCTGGTGATGGGAAGACCACAACTGCGGGGTCCAAAAAGGATCCCTCAGCTCCTGCAAACAGTGATGCCCGTCCCGTCGACGCTGCTGCTGTCGATCCGGAAGCGATGGTGCTCTTGTCACAGGGTTATATCATCCCGGAACAGCAGATTCTGGTCAGCCCGCAGGTGAGTGGCCGGATTATTGAATTGAACGTCAAGGAAGGAACTCGCGTGGAAAAAGGATTCGTCCTCGCGAAACTGGAACCCACGGAATATCGGGCTGATTATGAAGGAGCCAGAGCCAACGTGGCTGCTGCTGAAGCCAGGCTGGCTGAGTTGCGTGAAGGAAACCGGCCCGAGGAAATCGCTCAAGCTCAGGCCGAACTGGGCGAAGCCAAAGCGACATTAAAACAGCTGGAACAAACCTTCCGCCGCAATGCCGAGCTCTACGGACAAAAGATTCTCAACAAGCAGGAGTTTGAAGATTCGGAGTCACTGCTCATGGCCCAGGCCCAGCGCGTGCTCAAGCTGGAAGCGATGGTCAAGCTGGCCGAAGATGGCTTCCGTAAAGAGCGGAAACTGGAAGGTGAAGCGAACCTGCATAAAGCGATGGCAGAACTGGAAAGAGCCAAGTGGCGCCTGGATAACTGCACGATCGCGGCACCAATCTCCGGCACGATTCTGAAGAAAAATGCCGAAGAGGGGAACATTGTGAACCCCGTAGCTTTCAATGGCTCTTTCAGTTTGTGCGACCTGGCCGATCTTTCGAAGCTCGAAGTCGATCTGACCATTCAGGAACGGGATATTTCGAAGGTTTTCCCGGGCCAGAAATGCAAAGTCCGTTCGGAAGCTTTTCCCGATCGCGCTTACGACGGTGTGGTCTCACGATTGATGCCCATTGCAGACAGAGCCAAAGGGGCCATTCCTGTTCGTGTGGCGATCAGTGTCCCAGCCGATGAAGAGGGCATGTACCTGAAGCCCGAAATGAGTGCCCAGGTGACGTTCTATGCCGGAAAAGCAGAAACAAAACCTGCCACGATGAGTGCCGAATAA
- a CDS encoding RHS repeat domain-containing protein, with protein MKDNRWHKAGTDLDRIKYGYDRASNRIWRKNPIATAHSAQYDWLYTYDGLQRLKTAHRGTLNGTQTALASTAFKQDWNLDPTGNWEGFKQSDNGSTWSIEQERTANPVNEITDITNTVGSAWADPAYNAVGNMTTIPKPKQMDEAYTATYDAWNRLVKLEEEVSSTLETVAEYQYDARNFRVVVKNYNSGALDETTHAYFTDAWQCVEELKGVLEGTNSHFVWGARYLDDLILRDRSIISDEPPAVRHYSLQEDNWNTSVVVAADGVVHARYEYDAYGMATFLDDAFSLTGNILEWETLYAGYRFDTNTSLYCVRYRQLHVLIGWLVRDPHILDEGNNLYSYVSGRPLALIDPLGLAGCNMGAAFGEALFQVLSVKIAALVGKRALKAGARSAILLAADGPLPIGDIIAAAWLAWDVYSGLREIQALKKMWEFLESQLKPELSELWSSNNFSDCLERNGQCCKMAKDLVRDSVNDVGGFSAIGKSVYKRAGEVVRNIRSTLPKIAACCIPKTPKSLTCYRSGTTGFNKPDGSYWTYNRPDTIPNFNERYGIPAGNSTPDWTVSAEIPRKKFRIQPAEKAEDNPIGRPGGWPEIYVEDPSGLEIHRVD; from the coding sequence GTGAAGGACAACCGCTGGCACAAAGCGGGGACCGATCTCGACCGCATCAAGTACGGCTACGACCGCGCCTCGAACCGCATCTGGCGGAAGAACCCTATCGCCACCGCCCACAGTGCCCAATACGACTGGCTCTACACCTACGACGGCCTCCAGCGGTTAAAGACCGCCCACCGCGGCACACTCAACGGCACCCAAACCGCTCTGGCATCCACCGCGTTCAAGCAGGATTGGAACCTCGACCCCACTGGCAACTGGGAAGGGTTTAAGCAAAGCGATAACGGCTCCACCTGGAGTATCGAACAGGAACGCACTGCCAACCCAGTGAATGAAATCACAGACATCACCAACACGGTGGGCAGCGCCTGGGCCGACCCGGCCTACAACGCCGTCGGCAACATGACCACGATTCCCAAACCCAAACAGATGGACGAAGCCTACACGGCCACCTACGACGCCTGGAACCGGTTGGTCAAACTGGAGGAAGAAGTCTCCAGCACGTTAGAAACCGTCGCCGAATACCAATACGACGCGAGAAACTTCCGAGTCGTCGTCAAAAACTACAACTCCGGCGCCCTCGATGAAACCACCCACGCCTACTTCACCGATGCCTGGCAGTGTGTTGAAGAACTAAAAGGTGTACTGGAAGGTACGAATAGTCACTTCGTGTGGGGAGCCAGGTATCTGGACGACCTCATCCTACGCGATCGAAGCATCATTAGTGACGAACCTCCTGCTGTTCGACACTACTCACTTCAAGAAGACAACTGGAATACGAGTGTAGTCGTCGCAGCAGATGGCGTTGTTCATGCAAGATACGAATACGACGCTTACGGAATGGCCACATTCCTAGACGACGCCTTTAGCTTGACGGGAAATATTCTAGAATGGGAGACACTGTATGCAGGCTACCGTTTTGACACAAACACCTCTTTGTATTGTGTGCGATACCGACAGCTTCACGTACTAATCGGCTGGCTGGTTCGTGACCCACATATCCTCGATGAAGGCAACAATCTTTATTCTTACGTTAGCGGGCGCCCACTGGCTTTGATCGATCCTCTTGGATTGGCCGGGTGTAATATGGGAGCAGCCTTCGGGGAGGCGCTTTTCCAAGTGTTGTCAGTAAAAATTGCAGCACTAGTTGGAAAACGTGCGTTAAAAGCTGGAGCGCGATCAGCCATCTTGCTTGCAGCAGATGGCCCACTACCTATTGGGGACATAATCGCCGCTGCCTGGCTGGCATGGGATGTCTATTCAGGGCTCCGAGAAATCCAGGCGTTGAAGAAGATGTGGGAATTCTTGGAATCTCAACTAAAGCCCGAATTGTCAGAGCTCTGGAGTAGCAATAATTTTTCGGATTGCTTGGAGCGAAACGGCCAGTGCTGCAAGATGGCCAAGGATCTGGTCAGGGATTCTGTCAATGACGTCGGTGGTTTCAGCGCGATAGGAAAAAGCGTCTACAAACGCGCTGGGGAAGTTGTTCGAAACATTCGAAGCACGCTACCGAAGATTGCAGCCTGCTGCATTCCCAAAACCCCAAAATCGTTGACTTGTTATCGATCAGGGACGACAGGCTTTAACAAGCCAGATGGCAGCTATTGGACATACAATCGCCCAGATACCATTCCAAATTTTAATGAACGATATGGAATTCCAGCTGGAAACTCGACGCCGGACTGGACTGTTTCTGCGGAAATTCCTCGTAAGAAATTTAGAATCCAGCCCGCTGAGAAAGCGGAAGATAATCCGATTGGACGACCGGGAGGCTGGCCCGAAATATACGTTGAAGACCCATCAGGTCTTGAAATACACCGAGTTGACTGA
- a CDS encoding RHS repeat domain-containing protein produces MKFTPPAGDHSPAGVFDAATSGNAVNQVQFTYNDFGQSIQTFQEHDGTVNTGTTPSVQRGYANGSTNTVRPLSLTYPNGRELTYGYGTTNEINDALSRIGSIIDDDFSLTHLVDYEFLGLAGVIQQTSPQPNLRYTLAGVSNDPDTGDIYTGLDRFGRVKDSRWYNTSTNADLSRIQYGYDRASNRIWRKNPVATANSAEYDWLYTYDGLQRLKTANRGTLNNTQTALTSTAFKQDWNLDPTGNWEGFKQSDNGSTWSMEQERTANPVNEITDITNTVGSAWADPAYNAVGNMTTIPKPKQMDEAYTATYDAWNRLVKLEEEVSSTLETVAEYQYDARNFRVVVKNYDSGVLDETTHAYFTDGWQNIEERTDSSSTLSQHHIWGLRYIDDCLLRDRTTTTTLDERLYALQDANWNVTTIVDEAGEVQERFEYDPYGEVQQLDLIFSSSANTNKWIVAYGGSHYDLHTKIYDSRYRCLHFKLGKWTRRDPLRYVDGLSLYERVNQLNTIDPYGLDVLTVDQWWDEWSENLLPWDTLSQWQNKNFQLVKTSIPKGHFINTAQAGCIGVTFCMLGFPGYTLNPSGFELRDGFLPDLQHCYRDPEQARLRMKDMNETKECCKGFGTNIYGTRTEARLIAIVWNNGTPGGAREIAINEKNGKFSLNGKKTWNAILSRPPASAGDYFNFDFFYFNPDDALWYHANNGFGNVNPMVVLRKNDKEFKEKIKSYEDNKRFNEIAYCAVCQAEWGDANANKSK; encoded by the coding sequence CACCCAGCGTGCAGCGAGGTTATGCCAACGGCAGCACCAACACAGTGCGCCCATTGAGCCTCACTTACCCCAACGGTCGGGAACTCACCTACGGCTACGGCACCACCAACGAAATCAACGATGCCCTCAGCCGCATCGGCTCCATCATCGACGACGATTTCTCCCTGACCCACCTGGTCGATTACGAATTCCTCGGCCTGGCAGGCGTCATCCAGCAAACCAGCCCCCAACCGAACCTGCGGTACACGCTGGCAGGCGTTTCCAACGATCCCGACACGGGCGACATCTACACCGGCCTGGATCGCTTTGGCCGGGTGAAGGACTCCCGCTGGTACAACACCTCGACCAACGCTGACCTCTCCCGCATCCAGTACGGCTACGACCGAGCCTCGAACCGCATCTGGCGGAAGAACCCCGTCGCCACGGCCAACAGTGCCGAATACGACTGGCTCTACACCTACGACGGCCTCCAACGCCTCAAGACCGCCAACCGTGGCACCCTCAACAACACCCAAACCGCTCTCACCAGCACGGCCTTCAAACAGGACTGGAACCTCGACCCCACCGGCAACTGGGAAGGATTTAAGCAGAGTGACAACGGCTCCACCTGGAGCATGGAACAAGAACGCACGGCTAACCCGGTGAACGAAATCACCGACATCACCAACACGGTGGGCAGTGCCTGGGCCGACCCGGCCTACAACGCCGTCGGCAACATGACCACCATCCCCAAACCCAAGCAGATGGACGAAGCCTACACCGCCACCTACGACGCCTGGAACCGGTTGGTCAAACTGGAGGAAGAAGTCTCCAGCACGCTGGAAACGGTCGCCGAGTACCAGTACGACGCCAGAAACTTCCGAGTGGTTGTCAAAAACTACGACTCCGGAGTGCTGGATGAAACGACTCACGCCTACTTCACGGACGGTTGGCAGAACATCGAAGAACGCACAGATTCCAGTTCCACCCTCAGCCAGCACCACATCTGGGGCCTGAGATACATCGACGACTGCCTCCTCAGAGACCGGACGACCACCACGACACTCGACGAACGTCTCTACGCACTCCAGGACGCCAATTGGAATGTTACCACCATTGTGGATGAAGCGGGCGAGGTACAAGAACGGTTTGAGTATGATCCGTATGGGGAAGTTCAACAACTAGATCTAATTTTCTCATCTTCAGCTAACACAAACAAATGGATCGTCGCATACGGAGGCTCACATTACGATCTGCACACAAAGATTTATGATTCCCGCTACCGATGTTTGCATTTCAAGTTAGGGAAATGGACACGAAGAGATCCATTGAGATACGTCGACGGACTCTCCCTCTATGAGCGTGTCAATCAATTGAACACTATTGACCCTTATGGTCTTGATGTTTTGACAGTTGATCAATGGTGGGACGAATGGTCAGAAAATCTGCTCCCATGGGATACCCTATCTCAATGGCAGAATAAAAACTTTCAACTTGTGAAAACATCAATCCCAAAGGGCCACTTTATAAATACTGCACAAGCCGGCTGCATTGGCGTAACTTTCTGCATGCTCGGCTTCCCCGGATACACACTCAACCCAAGCGGATTCGAGCTCCGAGACGGGTTTTTGCCAGATTTACAACATTGCTACCGTGATCCTGAACAGGCGCGACTGCGAATGAAGGACATGAACGAAACCAAAGAATGTTGCAAAGGATTTGGAACAAACATTTACGGAACAAGAACTGAAGCGAGATTGATAGCCATTGTCTGGAACAACGGCACTCCAGGAGGGGCTCGTGAAATTGCAATTAATGAAAAAAATGGAAAATTCTCGCTGAATGGCAAGAAAACCTGGAACGCTATTCTCTCAAGGCCCCCTGCATCAGCTGGAGACTACTTCAATTTTGACTTTTTCTACTTCAACCCTGATGATGCACTTTGGTATCACGCAAACAATGGATTTGGAAACGTTAACCCAATGGTAGTTCTCAGGAAGAATGACAAAGAGTTTAAGGAGAAGATCAAATCTTACGAAGATAACAAGCGATTCAATGAGATTGCCTACTGTGCAGTTTGCCAAGCCGAATGGGGAGATGCGAATGCAAACAAGAGTAAATAG